ATGACGTGCGCCTGTTGATCGTGCGCGCCACGGACGTGCCCACCTATGTCGAGCACGGTGCTGCCGACCTCGGCGTGGCAGGCAAGGACGTACTCATGGAGTACGGTGGCCAGGGGCTCTACGAGCCGCTGGACCTGAAAATCGCCAACTGCAAGCTGATGACCGCTGGCGCGGTCGGTGCGTCGGAGCCCAAGGGACGCCTGCGCGTGGCCACCAAGTTCGTCAACGTCGCCAAGCGCTACTATGCCGAACAGGGTCGTCAGGTGGATGTGATCAAGCTGTATGGCTCGATGGAGCTCGCTCCGCTGGTCGGCCTCGCCGACAAGATCATCGACGTGGTCGACACCGGCAACACCCTGCGCGCGAACGGCCTGGAGCCGCAGGAACTGATCGCGCACATCAGCTCGCGCCTGGTGGTGAACAAGGCTTCGATGAAGATGCAGCACGCTCGCATCCAGGCCCTGATCGACACCCTGCGCGAAGCGGTGGAGTCTCGACACCGGGCGTAATTCCTAGCGCGGCCTTCCCGCCGCGCCCGCCTATCCGTGTCATAGCCAAATTTTCTCGGGTGCCCGCACGATAGGCTTGATAGTCTTGCGGCGCCCGAGATCACGCCAATTAAAGAGGCCAGCTATGACCGCACCCTTCGTTATCCGTCGACTCAACGCCGCCGATCCGGACTTCGCGCGTCATCTGGACCATCTGCTCTCCTGGGAAAGCGTATCCGACGACGCGGTGAACCAGCGCGTGCTGGACATCATCGCTGATGTGCGCAGCCGTGGTGATGCCGCCGTGGTGGAGTTCACCCAGCGTTTCGACGGTGTCGACGCTCAGGCGATGGCCGACCTGATCCTGCCGCGCGAGCGCCTGGAACTGGCCCTGACCCGCATCACCCCGGCCCAGCGCAAGGCTCTGGAAACCGCCGCCGAGCGCGTGCGCAGCTACCACGAGAAGCAGAAACAGGACTCCTGGCGCTACACCGAAGCCGATGGCACCGTGCTCGGCCAGCAGGTCACCCCGCTGGATCGTGCTGGCCTGTATGTTCCGGGGGGCAAGGCGTCCTACCCGTCTTCCGTTCTGATGAACGCCATTCCGGCCAAGGTCGCCGGTGTCGCCGAAGTGGTTATGGTGGTGCCGACCCCGCGCGGCGAGATCAATGAAATCGTCCTGGCCGCCGCCTGTATCGCCGGCGTCGACCGTGTCTTCACCATCGGCGGTGCGCAAGCCGTGGCCGCGCTGGCCTATGGCACCGAGAGCGTGCCGCAGGTGGACAAGATCGTCGGTCCGGGCAACATCTATGTCGCCACCGCCAAGCGCCACGTGTTCGGTCAGGTGGGTATCGACATGATCGCCGGGCCCTCGGAGATCCTCGTGGTCTGCGACGGTGGCACCGATCCGGACTGGATCGCGATGGACCTGTTCTCCCAGGCCGAACATGACGAGGACGCCCAGTCGATTCTGGTCAGCCCGGACGCCGAGTTTCTCGACAAGGTCGCGGCCAGCATCGAGAAACTGCTGCCGACAATGGAGCGCGCGGAGATCATCCGCACCTCCCTGAGCAACCGTGGCGCGCTGATTCTGGTCGCCGATCAGGAACAGGCCTGCCAGGTCGCCAACCGTATTGCGCCGGAGCACCTGGAGCTATCGGTCGCCGACCCGGAAAGCTGGCTGCCGAAGATCCGCCACGCTGGCGCCATCTTCATGGGCCGCTACACCGCCGAGGCTCTGGGCGACTATTGCGCCGGCCCGAACCACGTGCTGCCGACCTCCGGCACCGCGCGCTTCTCCTCGCCGCTGGGTGTGTACGATTTCCAGAAGCGCTCCTCGATCATTTTCTGCTCTGCGCCGGGGGCGTCGGAACTTGGCAAGACCGCGTCCATCCTGGCCCGTGGCGAGTCCCTGACCGCACACGCGCGCAGCGCCGAATTCCGTATTCTCGATGGGAAGAGTGAATAAGATATGAGCAAATTCTGGAGTCCCTTCGTCAAGGAGCTGGTGCCTTACGTCCCGGGTGAGCAGCCGAAGCTTGCCAAGCTGGTGAAGCTGAACACCAACGAGAACCCCTATGGCCCGTCGCCGAAAGTGATCGCTGCCATTCAGGCCGAGCTGAATGACACGCTGCGGCTGTACCCGGACCCCAATGCCGACCGCCTGAAGCAGGCCATCGCCGGGTATCACGGCGTCAAGGCTTCCCAGGTGTTCGTCGGTAATGGTTCGGATGAGGTCCTGGCCCACGCCTTCCACGCGTTGTTCCAGCACGGCAAGCCACTGTTGTTCCCGGATATCAGCTATAGCTTCTACCCGGTCTATTGTGGCCTCTATGGCATCGATTTCGAGGCCGTGCCGCTGGATGGGCAGTTCCAGATCCGTATTGAGGACTACGCGCGCACCAACGGCGGCATTATCTTCCCCAACCCCAACGCTCCCACCGGCTGCCTGCTGCCGCTGGAAGCCGTCGAGCGGATGTTGCAAGCCAGCCCGGACAGCGTGGTGCTGGTGGACGAGGCGTATGTCGATTTCGGTGGTGAATCCGCGATTTCGCTGGTGAACCGCTATCCGAACCTGCTGGTGGCGCAGACCTTGTCCAAGTCGCGCTCGCTGGCGGGCCTGCGGGTCGGCTTCGCGGTCGGCCACGAGGACCTGATCGAAGCGCTGGAGCGAGTGAAGAACAGCTTCAACTCCTACCCGCTGGACCGTCTTGCATTGGCCGGAGCCGTAGCATCCTTCGAGGATCAGGCTTACTTCGAGCAGACCTGCAACGCGGTTATCCACAGTCGCGAGAAGCTGGTTGCCGAGCTCAGGACCCTGGGCTTCGACGTGCTGCCCTCTGCGGCCAATTTCATCTTTGCCCGTCACCCGCAGCGTGACGGTGCCGAACTGGCTGCCGCTCTGCGCGAGGAGGGCGTGATCGTGCGCCACTTCAAGCAGGCGCGGATCAACCAGTTCCTGCGCATCAGCATCGGCACCGACGAGCAGAATCAGGCTCTGCTGGACGCCCTGCGCCTGAAGCTGTAAGGCGGCTGCGGTAAAGGAAAACGGCGCCCGAGGGCGCCGTTTTTCGTGCTGGCTTCAGCCACCGCTGGGCACTGGTGGCGGGCGCAGGCCCACTTCGGCGTTGAGCGTCACTGGCTTGCCGTTGCGCAGTACCTCGATGGTGATCCTCTCGCCAGGCTTGGTGCGTGCCACCTGGTTCATCGAGCGGCGACCATCGCTGGCGGCCTCTCCGTCGATGTTCAGGATGATGTCGCCCGGCAGCAGGCCCGCCCGGGCAGCCGGGCCATCGCGGTAGACGCCGGCGACGACGATACCTGCCTTGTCCGTGAGGTCGAAGGATTCCGCCAGTTCCGGAGTCAGCGGCTGCACTTCCACGCCCAGCCAGCCGCGAATCACCTGGCCGTGCTCGATGATCGACTGCATGACTTCCAGGGCGAGCTTGGTCGGAATGGCGAAGCCGATGCCCTGAGAGCCACCGGACTTGGAGAAGATTGCTGTGTTGATACCGATCAGGTTGCCGTTGGCATCCACCAGTGCACCGCCGGAGTTGCCGGGGTTGATCGCTGCGTCTGTCTGGATGAAGTCTTCGTAGGTGTTCAGGCCGAGCTGGTTGCGCCCAGTGGCGCTGATGATGCCCATCGTGACGGTCTGGCCGACGCCAAAGGGGTTACCGATGGCCAGACAGACGTCGCCGGTGCGTATGCCGTCGGAGCGGCCGAGCAGGATCGAAGGCAGGTCCTTGAGGTCGATCTTGAGGACCGCAAGGTCGGTCTCGGGATCGCTGCCCACCAGGCGGGCGATAGTCTCGCGGCCGTCGCGCAGGGCTACGATGATCTGGTCGGCGCCGGCGGTCACGTGGTTGTTGGTCAGCAGGTAGCCTTCGGGGCTCATGATCACCGCCGAGCCCAGGCTGGACTCCATGCGTTTCTGCTGCGGCAGGTTATCGCCGAAGAAGCGGCGGAACAGCGGGTCGTCGAGCATCGAGTTGCTCGGCTTGCTGACCATCTTGGTGGTGTACAGGTTGGCTACGGCCGGCGCGGCGCGGGTCACGGCATCGGCGTAGCTGACGGGGCCTTGCTGGATGCGGCTGAGAAGCGGGGCTTGCTGCAGGTGCACTTCCTGTTGCGGAAGACCGACCCACTGAGGGTTGTGCTGGATGATCAGAAGCGCCAGCAGGACGCCAACCAGCACGGGCCAGCCGAGGAAACGCAGGGCCTTCAGCATCGAAGAAAATCCTTGGGGTTGCTTGGCCGGGAGATGGCCGATAGGGTGGCGGCCATTATACGGGCGGCGGGCTAAGAAAATAGACGCCCGCCGCCGATGTTGGAGGAATTTCGATGGCTATCGCACTGTGTACTCTGGTCGAGGAAGCGGATCGTTATCTGGACGCTGCAAAGATCCAGGATTACTGCCCCAACGGCCTGCAAGTCGAGGGACGGCCGCAGGTGCGCCGTATCGTCAGCGGCGTCACTGCAAGCCAGGCACTGCTCGATGCGGCGGTTGAAGCCGATGCCGATGTGGTGCTGGTCCACCACGGCTATTTCTGGAAGGGTGAGAATCCCTGCGTGGTCGGCATGAAGCAACGCCGTCTGAAGACGCTGCTGAACAATGACATCAGCCTGCTGGCCTATCACCTTCCGCTGGATCTGCATCCTGAAGTGGGCAACAACATCCAGTTGGCCCGCCAGCTTGGTTTTGAGGTGGAGGGGCCGCTGGAGCCGGGCAACCCGCGCTCCATCGTGCTGCTGGGCTCGTTGTCCGAGCCCATGTTGCCGAGCGATCTGGCTCGCCACGTCCGCGACTCGCTGGGACGCGAGCCGCTGCTGGTCGAAGGGGAGCAGCCTGTCAGGCGCATCGCCTGGTGCACCGGCGGTGCGCAGGGCTACATCGACCAGGCGATTGACGCCGGAGTGGATGCCTATCTGACCGGCGAAGTTTCCGAGCAGACAGTGCATAGCGCGCGGGAGAATGGCATCACATTCATCGCCGCCGGCCATCACGCTACCGAACGCTACGGGGTACAGGCGCTGGGTGACTATCTGGCCAGGCGCTTCGCTATCGAGCACTTGTTCATCGATTGCCCGAACCCAGCCTGACGAGGCTCATCCAACGAGAAAGGCCGTCTCATCGAGCCGGCCCTTTGGCATTGTCTCAGCGGTAACCGTGGCGTTGGCGGTCAACCGCCTTGCCCAGTTCCCAAACGGCCATCGCGTAGTGTGTGCTGTGGTTGTAGCGGGTGATTACGTAGAAGTTCGGCAAGCCGTACCAGTACTGGTAGTTGCGCCCCATGTCCAGGCGCAGCAGGCTCGCCTGCTGGTGCCCGTTGAGCGAGCCCTGGGGGCGCAGACCGGCGGCGGAGAGGGTATTGACCGGGTACATGGTCTTGAAGCCGTCCTCCAGTGATGGCGCCTGGCCGGTCGCGGGTATGGCAACCAGGTCGCTGGTGATCCAGCCGTGCTGCTTGAAGTAGTTGGCGACACTGCCGATTGCATCGCGAGGGTTCCACAGATCGATGTGGCCGTCGCCATCGAAGTCCACTGCGTATTGGGTGAAGGATGACGGCATGAATTGCCCGTAGCCCATAGCGCCGGCGTATGAGCCGCGCAGCGCCAGCGGATCATCGCCCTCCTTGCGTGCCTGCAGGAGGAACTGCTCCAGTTCGCCGCTGAAGAACTCTGCGCGGCGCGGGTAGGAGAATGACAGCGTGGCCAGTGCGTCGATGATCCGCGTCTTGCCCATCACTCGCCCCCATCGGGTTTCCACGCCAATGATGCCGACGATGATTTCCGGCGGTACGCCGTAGGTCCGGTAGGCGCGTTGCAGGTCGGCTTCGTACTGGTTCCAGAACAGCACGCCGTTCTGCACGTTGTCCGGGGTGATGAACTTCTTCCGGTAACGCAGCCAGGCACCGTTGGGGCCGGAGGGTGGCGTGTAGGTCGGGGCCTGGCGGTCCATCAGGCGAATTACCCAGTCCAGCTCACGGGTCTGGGAGAACAGGTCCTGCAGGTCCTGCCGGTTGAAGTTGTGCTGGGCAACCATCCGGTCGATGAATCGCTGCGCCTCGATATTGCCGGCGAAGTCGCCACGCAGCGGCGTGATCGGTTGCACCGAGCCGAAGGCCGGGTGTGCGCTGGGAGTGATGAGCGTCGGCGGCTGCGGCTTGGCGGCAGGCTTGGGCGCGGGAGTGGGTTTGCTGCTGCACGCCGAGATGAGGACGAGTATTGGCAGAGCGAGAGCGATGCGGCGCATGGGAAATCTTCTGGGGCAGGAAAGTGCTGGCTATGCTAGCGCAGAGCGTATCCCAGGCAAGCGGGCGGTGCGTTGCGGTCTGTTGCAGGACGCGCCCTGGGCTGGTTTTCAGATGGCCGGCGGTGGTGCCGATGGAGCCCGCCGGAGGAGAGTTGGCAAGGAACCTCGAGGGTCGAAAGCCGGTTTCCGGAATGGCGCCCGAGTGCTGTGCAAAAAAGGCGGTAATACCAGTAATCACGCCGTCTGCAGCCGTGAATGCGGACGGCTATATGAGTATATTTTTTCGGTATAAAAGGCGGGCCGGTTAGAGTCTTGCGCTGTGTTAGAGTGCGCCCTCGTCTACGGCCCGAAGGCCGTCCATAAGCAATTCCGTGAGTAGCCATGGTCGACAAACTGACGCATCTGAAACAGCTGGAAGCGGAAAGCATCCACATCATCCGTGAGGTCGCCGCCGAGTTCGATAACCCGGTGATGCTGTACTCGATCGGCAAGGACAGCGCCGTGATGCTGCACCTGGCGCGCAAGGCGTTCTTCCCCGGCAAGCTGCCGTTCCCGGTCATGCACGTCGATACTCGCTGGAAGTTCCAGGAGATGTACCGCTTCCGCGACAAGATGGTCGCCGACATGGGCCTGGACCTGATCACCCACATCAACCCCGATGGCGTGGCGCAGGATATCAACCCGTTCACCCACGGCAGCGCCAAGCATACCGACATCATGAAGACCGAGGGCCTCAAGCAGGCCCTCGACAAGTACGGCTTCGATGCCGCCTTCGGTGGCGCCCGCCGCGACGAGGAGAAGTCCCGCGCCAAGGAACGCGTATACTCCTTCCGCGACAGCAAGCACCGCTGGGACCCTAAGAACCAGCGCCCGGAGCTGTGGAACGTCTACAACGGCAAGGTGAAGAAGGGCGAGTCGATCCGCGTCTTCCCGCTGTCCAACTGGACCGAGCTGGACATCTGGCAATACATCTACCTGGAGCAGATCCCGATCGTCCCGTTGTACTTCGCCGCAGAGCGCGAGGTCATCGAGATGAACGGCGCGCTGATCATGATCGACGACGAGCGCATCCTCGAGCACCTCACGCCCGAGCAGAAGGCCAGCATCCAGAAGAAGATGGTGCGCTTCCGCACCCTGGGCTGCTACCCGCTCACCGGCGCGGTGGAATCCACCGCTACTTCGCTGCCGGAAATCATCCAGGAAATGCTGCTGACGCGCACTTCCGAGCGCCAGGGCCGGGTCATCGACCATGACCAGGCCGGTTCGATGGAAGAAAAGAAACGTCAGGGCTACTTCTAAGGTTCTCGCACCATGTCGCATCAATCCGATCTGATCAGCGAGGACATCCTCGCTTACCTGGCCCAGCACGAGCGCAAGGAACTCCTGCGTTTCCTCACCTGTGGCAACGTCGACGACGGCAAGAGCACCCTGATCGGGCGCCTGCTGCACGACTCCAAGATGATCTACGAGGACCACCTCGAGGCCATCACCCGTGACTCGAAGAAAGTCGGCACCACCGGCGACGACGTCGACCTGGCGCTGCTGGTAGACGGCCTGCAGGCCGAGCGCGAGCAGGGCATCACAATCGATGTGGCGTACCGCTACTTCAGCACCGCCAAGCGCAAGTTCATCATCGCCGACACCCCCGGCCATGAGCAGTACACCCGTAACATGGCTACCGGCGCTTCCACCTGCGACCTGGCCATCATCCTGATCGATGCCCGCTACGGTGTGCAGACCCAGACTCGCCGGCACAGTTTCATCGCCTCGCTGCTGGGCATCAAGCACATCGTCGTGGCCATCAACAAGATGGACCTCAAGAACTTCGACGAGGGTGTCTTCGAGCAGATCAAGGCCGACTACCTGGCCTTCGCCGAGAAAATCAATCTCAAGACCAGCTCGCTGCATTTCGTGCCGATGTCGGCGCTCAAGGGCGACAACGTGGTCAACAAGTCCGAGCGCTCGCCGTGGTACACCGGCCAGTCGCTGATGGAAATTCTCGAGTCGGTCGAGATTTCCGGTGACCGCAACCTCGACGACATGCGCTTCCCGGTGCAGTACGTCAACCGTCCCAACCTGAACTTCCGCGGTTTCGCTGGTACTCTGGCCAGCGGCATCGTGCGCAAGGGCGACGATGTCGTCGCGCTGCCGTCGGGCAAGGGCAGCAAGGTGAAGTCCATCGTCACTTTCGAGGGTGAGCTGGAGCAGGCTGGCCCTGGCCAGGCCATTACTCTGACCCTGGAAGACGAAATCGACGTTTCCCGCGGCGACATGCTGGTGCATGCCGACAATCGCCCGCAGGTGACCGACGGCTTCGACGCCATGCTGGTGTGGATGGCCGAAGAGCCGATGCTGCCGGGCAAGAAGTACGACATCAAGCGCGCCACCAGCTATGTGCCGGGCTCGATTCCGAGCATCACTCACAAGGTGGACGTGAATACGCTCGAAGAAACCGCCGCCAGCGAACTCAAGCTCAACGAGATTGCCCGTGTGAAGGTCAGCCTGGATGCGCCTATCGCGCTGGATGGTTATGACCAGAATCGCACCACCGGCGCCTTCATCGTCATCGACCGCCTGACCAACGGCACCGTCGGTGCCGGCATGATCATCGCCGTGCCGCAGGCCGGGCAGGGTACTTCCTCGCACCACGGCGCCAATGCGCACGTTGCTCGCGAGGAGCGCGCAGCGCGCTTCGGCCAGCAGCCTGCCACCGTGCTGTTCAGCGGCCTCTCCGGAGCGGGCAAGAGCACGTTGGCGTACGCTGTCGAGCGCAAGCTGTTCGACATGGGCCGTGCTGTCTACGTGCTGGACGGCCAGAACCTGCGCCACGACCTGAACAAGGGGCTGCCGCAGGATCGTGCCGGCCGCACTGAAAACTGGCTGCGCACCGCCCACGTTGCCAAGCAGTTCAACGAAGCTGGCCTGATTAGCCTGTGCGCCTTCGTTGCGCCCAGCGCCGAAGGTCGCGAGCAGGCGAAGTCGATCATCGGTGCAGAGCGTCTGATGACCGTCTACGTCCAGGCTTCCCCGCAGGTCTGCCGCGAGCGCGACCCGCAGGGCCTGTATGCTGCCGGCCAGGACAACATCCCGGGCGAATCCTTCCCGTTCGACGTGCCGCTGGATGCCGACCTGGTGATCGATACCCAGACCCAGTCGGTGGAAGACGGCGTAAAGGCTGTTCTCGATCTGCTTCGCCAGCGTGGCGCGATCTGATCGCGATGCTATGAACTGAAGAAGCCCCGCAGCGCGGGGCTTTTCTTTCGCGTTTCGCGGTGGTGAGCTGGTTTGGTTAGCCGCGGAGTACTCGGGCGTGCGTTCGCACGCGGGGGCTCATGGCGGTGTCCCTTCCCGCACATGAAAAAGCCCCGCCGAGGCGGGGCTTTCCGATTCAGTACTTGCCTTTCAATCCGTACGTCTCGTCCAGGGTGCCAGGGCCCTCGGCAGACTTGGGTGCGTAGTCCTTCGGGGCCTCGTTGCTGGCTGGCGGCGTCAGGCGCTCGCGGCGCTCCGGATATTCATCGGCGTGCAGGGCGGCCAGCAGGCGCTGCTTGGTCTGCTCGTCCAGGGCCAGGCGTTCGGCACCTTCGGACAGATGATCCTGAACGTCCTGGTAGCTCTGGGTGAGCTTTTTCATCAGGCTGGCGGAGGTGTTGAAGTGGGTCACCACTTCGCGCTGGTAGCTATCGAAACGATCCTGCATGTCGTCCACTTGACGCTGCAGCTTGTTCGGCGCGGCGTTGGGCAGCAGGCGGGCGACCAGGAAACCAATGCCAACCCCGACGATCAGGGCGATTACCGGCAGCAACCAGGTGGTGAGGGACTGTTCCACGCGAATCCTTCCTCTATAGACGGCTTTGCTTTACGTTAGCGGCTTGCACCTGTGCTTGTATACCGTGGCGAACGCTTCGCCGCCGGCGCAGGTATTGTGCTAGACGAGACGACCCGCCACGGGGTCACGGAGTTGCTGTTTGACCGCCCGCGAAATTCCCCTGTTCCTCGATGGCCCCGACGGCCAGTTGGAAGCCCTGTACCTCGATACGCCAGGCGCCAAGGGCGTCGCACTGATCTGCCATCCGCATCCGCTGTTCGCCGGCACCATGCAGAACAAGGTGGTCGCCACCCTGCAGCGTGCCGCACGCGATGCAGGATACGCCACTCTGCGTTTCAACTTTCGTGGTGTGGGCCAGAGCGCCGGCAGTTATGCCGAGGGCCGCGGCGAGATCGACGATGCGCTGGCCGCCGCGCATTGGATGGCGGAGCGGCATCCGGCACTGCCGCTGACGCTGATGGGCTTCTCCTTCGGCTCCTGCGTGGCGGGCAACGCCGCTGGGCGGTTGGAGGCGCAGGGCGCAGTACTGGCGCAACTGTTCATGCTGGCGCCGCCTGTGGAGCGTTTCGATGTCGACCTGCCCGAGCGTTGCCCGCTGACGGTGATCCAGCCGGAAGCCGACGAAGTCGTAACGCCTGAGCGCGTTTATGCGTGGAGCGCCGAGCTGAGCAAGCCCCACGAGCTGATTCGTGTTCCCGAGTGCAGCCATTTCTTCCACGGCAAGCTGATCGAGCTCAAGGACCTGATTCAGGCCCGGCTCGCCTAGGTTGGCGCGCCGCGTTAACATCCGGCCCGCCATTTCATTTGTGTTGATTCCTGGATTCCCATGACGACCCGTATCCTGACCGGCATCACCACCACCGGTACTCCGCACCTGGGCAACTACGCCGGCGCTATTCGCCCGGCCATTGTCGCCAGCCGCGATCCGCAGGCGGATTCCTTCTATTTCCTGGCCGATTACCATGCACTGATCAAGTGCGATGATCCGGCGCGCATCCAGCGTTCGCGCCTAGAGATCGCCGCAACCTGGCTGGCCTGCGGCCTGGATGCTGAAAAGGCGACCTTCTATCGCCAGTCCGATATTCCCGAGATTCCCGAACTGACCTGGCTGCTCACCTGCGTCACTGCCAAGGGGCTTCTGAACCGTGCCCACGCCTACAAGGCGTCGGTGGACAAGAACGTCGAGGCTGGCGAAGACCCGGATGCCGGTGTCACGATGGGGCTGTACAGTTATCCGGTGCTGATGGCGGCGGACATCCTGATGTTCAACGCGCACAAGGTTCCGGTCGGCCGCGACCAGATCCAGCACGTCGAGATGGCCCGCGACATCGGCCAGCGTTTCAACCATCTCTTCGGCAACGGCAAGGAGCTGTTCACCCTGCCGGAAGTGGTGATCGAAGAGGACGTGGCAACCTTGCCGGGCCTGGATGGTCGCAAGATGTCCAAAAGCTACGACAACACCATTCCTCTGTTCGGCACCGCCAAGCAGCTCAAGGACGCCGTGGCGCGTATCGTGACTGACTCCCGTGCGCCGGGCGAGCCGAAGGATCCGGACAACTCGCACCTTTTCACTTTGTACCAGGCATTTGCCACGGCCGAGCAGCAGGCTGCATTCCGCGCCGAGCTGATCGGCGGCCTGGCCTGGGGCGAAGCCAAGCAGCGTCTCTTCGAACTGCTCGACCGCGAGCTGGGAGAAGCTCGTGAGCGTTACCACGCGCTGATCACTCGCCCGGCAGACCTGGAAGACATCCTCCTGGCTGGCGCCGCCAAGGCCCGTCGCATCGCAACTCCGTTCCTCGGCGAGCTGCGCGAGGCCGTTGGCCTGCGGTCGTTCC
The Pseudomonas triclosanedens DNA segment above includes these coding regions:
- the hisC gene encoding histidinol-phosphate transaminase, which produces MSKFWSPFVKELVPYVPGEQPKLAKLVKLNTNENPYGPSPKVIAAIQAELNDTLRLYPDPNADRLKQAIAGYHGVKASQVFVGNGSDEVLAHAFHALFQHGKPLLFPDISYSFYPVYCGLYGIDFEAVPLDGQFQIRIEDYARTNGGIIFPNPNAPTGCLLPLEAVERMLQASPDSVVLVDEAYVDFGGESAISLVNRYPNLLVAQTLSKSRSLAGLRVGFAVGHEDLIEALERVKNSFNSYPLDRLALAGAVASFEDQAYFEQTCNAVIHSREKLVAELRTLGFDVLPSAANFIFARHPQRDGAELAAALREEGVIVRHFKQARINQFLRISIGTDEQNQALLDALRLKL
- the mltB gene encoding lytic murein transglycosylase B, giving the protein MRRIALALPILVLISACSSKPTPAPKPAAKPQPPTLITPSAHPAFGSVQPITPLRGDFAGNIEAQRFIDRMVAQHNFNRQDLQDLFSQTRELDWVIRLMDRQAPTYTPPSGPNGAWLRYRKKFITPDNVQNGVLFWNQYEADLQRAYRTYGVPPEIIVGIIGVETRWGRVMGKTRIIDALATLSFSYPRRAEFFSGELEQFLLQARKEGDDPLALRGSYAGAMGYGQFMPSSFTQYAVDFDGDGHIDLWNPRDAIGSVANYFKQHGWITSDLVAIPATGQAPSLEDGFKTMYPVNTLSAAGLRPQGSLNGHQQASLLRLDMGRNYQYWYGLPNFYVITRYNHSTHYAMAVWELGKAVDRQRHGYR
- the hisG gene encoding ATP phosphoribosyltransferase; protein product: MLTIALSKGRILDDTLPLLAAAGIVPTENPDKSRKLIIPTTLDDVRLLIVRATDVPTYVEHGAADLGVAGKDVLMEYGGQGLYEPLDLKIANCKLMTAGAVGASEPKGRLRVATKFVNVAKRYYAEQGRQVDVIKLYGSMELAPLVGLADKIIDVVDTGNTLRANGLEPQELIAHISSRLVVNKASMKMQHARIQALIDTLREAVESRHRA
- the cysD gene encoding sulfate adenylyltransferase subunit CysD is translated as MVDKLTHLKQLEAESIHIIREVAAEFDNPVMLYSIGKDSAVMLHLARKAFFPGKLPFPVMHVDTRWKFQEMYRFRDKMVADMGLDLITHINPDGVAQDINPFTHGSAKHTDIMKTEGLKQALDKYGFDAAFGGARRDEEKSRAKERVYSFRDSKHRWDPKNQRPELWNVYNGKVKKGESIRVFPLSNWTELDIWQYIYLEQIPIVPLYFAAEREVIEMNGALIMIDDERILEHLTPEQKASIQKKMVRFRTLGCYPLTGAVESTATSLPEIIQEMLLTRTSERQGRVIDHDQAGSMEEKKRQGYF
- a CDS encoding Nif3-like dinuclear metal center hexameric protein — protein: MAIALCTLVEEADRYLDAAKIQDYCPNGLQVEGRPQVRRIVSGVTASQALLDAAVEADADVVLVHHGYFWKGENPCVVGMKQRRLKTLLNNDISLLAYHLPLDLHPEVGNNIQLARQLGFEVEGPLEPGNPRSIVLLGSLSEPMLPSDLARHVRDSLGREPLLVEGEQPVRRIAWCTGGAQGYIDQAIDAGVDAYLTGEVSEQTVHSARENGITFIAAGHHATERYGVQALGDYLARRFAIEHLFIDCPNPA
- the cysN gene encoding sulfate adenylyltransferase subunit CysN; protein product: MSHQSDLISEDILAYLAQHERKELLRFLTCGNVDDGKSTLIGRLLHDSKMIYEDHLEAITRDSKKVGTTGDDVDLALLVDGLQAEREQGITIDVAYRYFSTAKRKFIIADTPGHEQYTRNMATGASTCDLAIILIDARYGVQTQTRRHSFIASLLGIKHIVVAINKMDLKNFDEGVFEQIKADYLAFAEKINLKTSSLHFVPMSALKGDNVVNKSERSPWYTGQSLMEILESVEISGDRNLDDMRFPVQYVNRPNLNFRGFAGTLASGIVRKGDDVVALPSGKGSKVKSIVTFEGELEQAGPGQAITLTLEDEIDVSRGDMLVHADNRPQVTDGFDAMLVWMAEEPMLPGKKYDIKRATSYVPGSIPSITHKVDVNTLEETAASELKLNEIARVKVSLDAPIALDGYDQNRTTGAFIVIDRLTNGTVGAGMIIAVPQAGQGTSSHHGANAHVAREERAARFGQQPATVLFSGLSGAGKSTLAYAVERKLFDMGRAVYVLDGQNLRHDLNKGLPQDRAGRTENWLRTAHVAKQFNEAGLISLCAFVAPSAEGREQAKSIIGAERLMTVYVQASPQVCRERDPQGLYAAGQDNIPGESFPFDVPLDADLVIDTQTQSVEDGVKAVLDLLRQRGAI
- a CDS encoding YhcB family protein; this translates as MEQSLTTWLLPVIALIVGVGIGFLVARLLPNAAPNKLQRQVDDMQDRFDSYQREVVTHFNTSASLMKKLTQSYQDVQDHLSEGAERLALDEQTKQRLLAALHADEYPERRERLTPPASNEAPKDYAPKSAEGPGTLDETYGLKGKY
- a CDS encoding alpha/beta hydrolase, whose amino-acid sequence is MTAREIPLFLDGPDGQLEALYLDTPGAKGVALICHPHPLFAGTMQNKVVATLQRAARDAGYATLRFNFRGVGQSAGSYAEGRGEIDDALAAAHWMAERHPALPLTLMGFSFGSCVAGNAAGRLEAQGAVLAQLFMLAPPVERFDVDLPERCPLTVIQPEADEVVTPERVYAWSAELSKPHELIRVPECSHFFHGKLIELKDLIQARLA
- the hisD gene encoding histidinol dehydrogenase, translated to MTAPFVIRRLNAADPDFARHLDHLLSWESVSDDAVNQRVLDIIADVRSRGDAAVVEFTQRFDGVDAQAMADLILPRERLELALTRITPAQRKALETAAERVRSYHEKQKQDSWRYTEADGTVLGQQVTPLDRAGLYVPGGKASYPSSVLMNAIPAKVAGVAEVVMVVPTPRGEINEIVLAAACIAGVDRVFTIGGAQAVAALAYGTESVPQVDKIVGPGNIYVATAKRHVFGQVGIDMIAGPSEILVVCDGGTDPDWIAMDLFSQAEHDEDAQSILVSPDAEFLDKVAASIEKLLPTMERAEIIRTSLSNRGALILVADQEQACQVANRIAPEHLELSVADPESWLPKIRHAGAIFMGRYTAEALGDYCAGPNHVLPTSGTARFSSPLGVYDFQKRSSIIFCSAPGASELGKTASILARGESLTAHARSAEFRILDGKSE
- the algW gene encoding Do family serine endopeptidase AlgW; amino-acid sequence: MLKALRFLGWPVLVGVLLALLIIQHNPQWVGLPQQEVHLQQAPLLSRIQQGPVSYADAVTRAAPAVANLYTTKMVSKPSNSMLDDPLFRRFFGDNLPQQKRMESSLGSAVIMSPEGYLLTNNHVTAGADQIIVALRDGRETIARLVGSDPETDLAVLKIDLKDLPSILLGRSDGIRTGDVCLAIGNPFGVGQTVTMGIISATGRNQLGLNTYEDFIQTDAAINPGNSGGALVDANGNLIGINTAIFSKSGGSQGIGFAIPTKLALEVMQSIIEHGQVIRGWLGVEVQPLTPELAESFDLTDKAGIVVAGVYRDGPAARAGLLPGDIILNIDGEAASDGRRSMNQVARTKPGERITIEVLRNGKPVTLNAEVGLRPPPVPSGG